CCACAAAACATCTTTTCGATAACAGATATGGGACTGGACAGTCAGTATGGGATTCCATAATGCGAAACACCAATATGAACATTGCAGAAAAAAGAGTGGTTGTCGCAGGATACGGATGGTGTGGAAAAGGCGTTGCAATGAGGGCAAAAGGCTTGGGAGCCCGCGTGATAGTAACAGAAGTTGATGAAGTGAAATCGTTGGAAGCCTTCATGGATGGCTTTGAAGTCATGCCAATGAAAAAAGCGGCGGAAATTGGCGATATCTTCGTAACGGTTACAGGCAACACCGACGTGATAAGGGCAGAGCATTTTGAAAAGATGAAAGACGGAGCAATTCTGACAAACGCGGGTCATTTCGATGTTGAAGTATCCGTCTCCGACTTGAAAAAAGTGGCAACTTCTTCGCGCGAAGCGAGGCCAAATGTTACAGAATACGTCGTTAATGGCAAGAGGCTCTATCTGATAGGAGAAGGAAGGCTTGTAAATCTTGCAGCGGCAGATGGCCATCCTGTTGAAATCATGGATCTTTCCTTTGCCGTTCAGCTTTTAAGCGTTTTGAAAATAGCACGTGATCATGAAAAGATGGAAGCCAAAACGTACGCCGTCCCACCAGAAATAGATTATGAAATCGCTTCAACGAAGCTAAAGCTTCTTGGAATAGAAATAGACACCTTAACCGAAAAACAGAAAAAATACCTGAATAGTTGGTAACCAAAAAGCCTCTCTAAGAGAGGCTTTTTTAATTCTTATGTTGTGTATGAATGTAACAATTTCAGTTTTGGATAAAAAGCGATCGATGAAAATATTTATCGAAACACTTGCCAGCACGAATTCACTCTTTTATCCATCTTACGACTCAAAAAACGAGGCACGCTCAGACACTCATCCATGAGTGCTTCGCTTTTTCAACACGTCCATGTGTTTTCCAACCTCGTTTTTAGAGTCTTCAGATGGAGAGTTCATAAGTGGTGGCAATTGTTTCGAAAAGAAAAAGGAGAGAAAAGAAAAAAGCTCTGTTAGATTCGCTTTCTCGGCACGTCCTGTGCCTCCAACTCTGTTATTTCGCATCTTGTATGGCGTCTTCATATGTTTTGACAGAAACTTCAAAAAAGGGGATAGAAAGGCGAAGAAAAACGTAATTAATCAAAACCCAGCCAGCACGAATTCACTCTTTTACCCATCTTACGACTCAAAAAACAAGGTTTGAAATCATTTTAATCCTTCCAGTCTGTGGGCGGGGACTTGAAGACATCATGAGTTTTAATTTGCTCGCGCTTGCATACCGACGAAACTAACGTAGGGACGTAGTAAAATGAAATCCTCTCTCCAATTCGTTGGTGATTTTCTCCGAGTTTTGGGAGACTCAAGAGAGATCTTTTCAAATTGAAAAGTCTGCCCCCCGCTTGCGGGGGAAGTGTCGGCGGAGCCGACAAAGGGGGAAAGAAATTGGGGATCCTGGAGAAATTACCATTCGCTCTTAGTCGTTCTTAACCATCCACTTCTTACGGCTCACGGATCACTGTTCACTATTTACTCATAAGCGTTGGATTTATTGATGGTAATCACTTAACATCGATGCACATGATGAGTTAATTCCCCGAAATGTTGTTATATCTTCTTCCATCTGCCTGGCAACACTTGTGACACCATTTTTTGCTTTTCAAGATGCGACAAAATCGCACTTACAAATGATCTAAACAAATAAAACGTTCCACTGTTCAAGCTGATACTCATCATTTCAACAATATTAAATGAAATTTCTTCAACAGATTTTGTATCTTCAAGAACATCTAAGGTGGCGTTTATAAATGAGTGGAGCGTTGAACGCGTTTTTTCTATATCTTCATGCGGATCGTTTGTTATATTTCCGTGAGACGGCACGTAAACGTCTGCATTTGTCTTTTCCAAAAAGTCAAGAGAATTCAGGAACTTTCCTACATCTACCAGATAAGGGTAAGAGTATTTCTCAAGCACTTCCCGACCAAAATAAGCATCTCCGCAGAAAAGGACATCATCTATTTTAAAACCTGTCATTCCTAGGGAATGACCGATCAACGGAATGGGTTCTATATATTTTGGTAAGTCAGCTTCTTCGAGAGGAAGAGGATGCGACGAATGTGCTTTGTAAAAACTAGCTCTCAACGATTTTGGGGGAGTTGCACCGTAAAGGTAAAAACTTTCCAGGATGGGATCTCTTATGAACGCCACTTCTAACTTATCACTGAATATCTTGGCACCATTTTTTTCAAAAAAGGAATTCCCTTGGATGTGATCGGCGTGCGAATGCGTGTTCAATACTATCTTTTTTTCTTCACCCAGTTCGCTAAAAAGTTCCCTGGCAAATTTGGTATTTGAGCCAGTATCTATCACGTACAACGTTCCATCAATTTCTATTATTCCAACGTTTGTGCTTCCCTCTTTTACGGATACCCCTTCTTTTATGCTTTTCAGCAATTCACTCATCCCCTCTTTTAGGACTTTTACAAAAAAAGCAGTCCCTTTTGGACTGCGATGTGCTTGACAACCTTAGGTAATCTGGAGCGGCCAACGGGACTCGAACCCGCGACCCTCAGCTTGGGAAGCTGATGCTCTACCAACTGAGCTATGGCCGCATACATTCGAATTTTACCATAATGTAGTTCAGAGATCAAAACCATACCGCTCACTATTTACTATTCATTTTTTACTATATACGGCTTACCATTAACTCTTAATGTACGTCAAGTTTAACTCACGTTGCGTGTGAAAATTAAGAAATCAATTGGAGATCCGTTAGCATTGAAACCATTTTGATCAGCCCTCCCCGTCAACTAACGTTGCTCGCGGCTTCGCCTTGGTCGGAAAAGCGAAAGAGACATTGCAACTATGCAATTTCGCTCCCCTCCCAGTCTGTAAGAGGGGACTTGAATACATCATGAGTTTTAATTTGGTTGCATTTGCGCAGAAAATGCCAACGAAACCATTTCTATAAGAAGTCTGCTCCCGCTTGCGGGGGAAGTGACGGCGAAGCCGGCGAAGGGGGTCTCAAGTCTTGACATGGAACTGAAGAGAAGAGGTAACAAATCCGTTCTAACAGGACTTCGAAAAAAATGTCTTGGCCGCTTGGAAAGTGGATTCTAAATCAAAATGTTGTATTCAAATGTTCTCCATGTAACACTACTTTTCGTAATGTTCACGTACAATGTGGGAGTTATTTTAAAGACAAAACCGCCTTGATAGGCGGTCTTGTCTTTAAATGTTAAAAAATCCAACTCAAGCGGAAAATTCAACGAATTTTTCTTTTGGTGCTCCACAAACGGGGCATTTGTCTGGCAAGTCTCCACCTTCATGGGTGTAACCACACACGGGACAAATGAAAACTTTTTCCGCGGCGTAATCCTTACCTTTTTCAACCAATTCTTTTGCCTTCATGTACATCTTTTGATGAATCTTTTCAGCTTCTAACGCGTAATGTGTGGTACGCACAGCTTCCTTTTCACCTTGAAAATTAGCTGTGTTGTTGTAAACTGGGTACATTTCCTCTATCTCAAAGCTTTCTCCATCTATTCCTGCCTGAACGTTGTCGACAGTATCGCCAACAAGTCCTAACGCTTTCAAGTGATTTTTTGCGTGCACGTACTCTGCGTAAGCAATAGCTTTAAACAAATTAGCCAGCTTCTTCATTCCCTTTTTCTCAGCCTCTTCGGCAAAGATAGTGTACTTCATATGAGCTTGGGATTCACCGGCAAAAGCCGCCTTTAAAAATTCCTCTGTCATCTTTTTCATGCTTGTTCCTCCCCTTGCGTAGTAGTCACTGCTGGACGTTGTCCAAGTTCCCTATCAAGCATGTAAAGGCCGTTTGGAGAATCTTTAACGAAATTTATCTTGTCAACGATCTCAGATGTGTTGGCCTCTTCTTCAACCTGCTCGTTTATAAACCACTGCAAAAGTGCTAATGTGGCATGATCTTTTTCTTCCATGGCAAGATTTGCCAGATCGTTTATCAAGGAGGTTATGTATTGTTCATGCTTGTATGCGTCCTCAAAAACTTCCAACATGGAATTCCATTCTTTTTGAGGCTCTTTTATGGCTTTTAAAACTACTCTTGCTCCTCTTTCGTTCATGTAGGCGTAAAATTTCATTGCATGGCTTATCTCTTCTTGATATTGGATTTCCATCCACTTAGCAGCGCCTTTTAGCTTTTGTGATTCAAGATAAGAGGCCATTGCTAAATAGAGATATGCAGAATAGAATTCTTCATTTATCTGCTTGTTTATAGCTTCCGCCATTTTTTCACTCAGTTTCATTTAAATCACCCTTTCCACAGGCCATGTATGGAGCAATATTCCCTCGCTTCTAATTTCATATCATCTGAAACTTTCAAATCAAAGATGGCTTCTGGGGCATCACCGGGTTTTAAGAATTGCCTGTAAGATTTTCCATCCACTATGAGTTCTATCCACTCTATGTAATGCTTTTCATCCATTGGATGTGGCACACTTCCAACTTTGACTTTCACCTTGTCTTCCATCTTTTCTATAACGGGTACGTGCTTTTCAACGGCCGAATCTGCTGTTTTCTCTTCGTACAATTTCATAGGCTTGCCGCAGCATACGAGCTCGCCTGCCCCCTCATGTAAGACTTCTACAATATTTCCACAAATTTCACATTTGTAAATCTGTTTCTTTTCAGTCATGTTCAAACCCTCCTTGTTGAAGTTATGCTTTTTTATGGCAAAGCCACCAGTCGAAACATTTTATTTCTCCTCTTGCCTGTGCTTCCTCTCTTTCTTTGATTTCATCAAACGATGAAGCCGGTCCAATTATCACTTCATCTTCAACTATCTCATTATTTGGCCAATTTGCCGGTATTGCCACTCCTTCTTTATCTGCCAATTGCAAACCTTTAACCATCCTAAGGATTTCGTCCATGTTTCTTCCAAGTTCTTGTGGATAATAGAGCATGGCTCTTATCACACTGTCTGGATCAACCACAAAAACTGCTCGAACCGTGTTTGTTCCTTTTGCAGGATGAATTATTCCCAATTCGTTGGCAACTTTTCCCGTGTCATCTGCTATGATTGGGAACTTTATATCGTAATCAAGGTTTTCCTTTATCCATTCAACCCATTTGATATGAGAAAACACCTGGTCAATGCTTAGCCCTATAAGTCCACAGTTTAATTTTTCAAATTCTTCATACCTCTTTTGGAATGCAACGAACTCCGTTGTACACACCGGCGTAAAGTCAGCTGGATGACTGAAAAGAATGAACCATCTTCCCTTGAATTCGTCTGGTAACTTGAGTTTTCCGTGCGTCGTTTGAACCTCTACTTCTGGAAATTTGTCACCTATTAAAGGCATTTTTCTTTCTTCCATCTTTCATCACTCCTTTTCATTTTTCATTTAACGTATTCACAGTTTTCATGCTTTTTAAGAATTTCTTCCGATAAATTGTCCAAAGATTTGAAATCTTCGGCTTTTGGATATCCTTTGATCAGAACAGGTTCAAGCATTTCCACCTTAAGATTAGGCGTTAACGCCTTTGCCTGGTTCACAGCTTGACCTGCCCATCCGTAGGAACCTATGAAAGTTCCAAATTTCACCTTAGGCCTTATGGCATTTATGAATGACAAAACGTAAGCTGCTACTGGATGAAGCCCAACCAATACCGTTGGAGATGCCACCACTATTGTGGCAGCGTCCACCAAGGACATGGCCACCTCTCCGATATCTGCAGTTATAACGTTGTAGGGCCTAACTTCCACGTCTCTTTGCATTAGTGCACTTGTAAGATGATCAACTATCTTCCGCGTACTGCCATGCATCGAAACGTATGGAATGACAACTTTGTTCTTAACGTTTTCCGAAACCCATTCTTTATATGCGTTCAGGATCAATTTCGGTTTATCGTAAACCTGACCATGAGTTGGTGCTATGAAATCGATATCATACTCTTCGATTTTCTTCAAATTACTCCTTATTGGCATTCTAAAAGGCATCATGATCTCAGCGTAATAGCGCTTTGCATCTTCAACCGCTTTGGCCTCATTTTTAACGAACAGATCGCTTGAAGCGATATGAGAGCCAAAGAAATCACCGGTGAACATGATCTTGTCTTCCACCAAATAAGTAGACATCGTTTCCGGCCAATGCACCCATGGGGTAAAAACGAATTTAAGCGTTTTGTTTCCTAACGACAGCGTGTCGCCATCTTTGATCGTTATGAATTTTTCATCATCTATAAGAAGCAGATCTTTTTCGAATCCCTTGCATTTTTGATTGGTAACAACTTTTGCCATTGGAAATGCTTCCAAAACCTTCGGAATCGCTCCTGAATGGTCTTGTTCTGCGTGATTCGATACTATGTAGTCTATACGTTTTACATTCAACTCTTTTAAATTTTCAAAAAGTTCCTCTTCTTTTTCGGGATCTACCGTGTCAATCAGTGCCGTTTTCTCACTTCCAAATATAACGTAAGAGTTGTAACTCGTTCCATCTGGAAGTGGTATTATTTCATCAAAAAGGGTTCTATCCCAATCAATAGCACCCACGGCGTAGACATCTTTTTTTACCTTTCTAACGGCCATAGCTTTCACGCTCCTTTTTTTCTTCTAATTTCTTTTGACAATCTGGACAAACACCTAAAAATTCTAAATGATATCCCACGACATCATATCCGGTTATCTTTTCTACCATGGAAGTTGATTCGTTTATCGCATTTCTCACTTTCTCTAGCATGGAAAAAGGCACATCATCTATACGTCCACATTTTACACATCTTATGTGAAAGTGTGGCTGAACGTTGGCATCAAATCTTTTTTGAGTGCTTCGCGGACCTAATTTTCTTATCAATCCCTGCTCTGCCAATTCCTCCAAATTCCTGTAAATGGTGCTTATGCTCACATTTGGAAGTTTTCTTTTCACCAAC
This DNA window, taken from Mesoaciditoga lauensis cd-1655R = DSM 25116, encodes the following:
- a CDS encoding adenosylhomocysteinase, encoding MDIGSAKLEWVAQRMEVINTLVKKYEAEQPLKGVKVAVSVHLEAKTGYLALSIAKLGADVTVTGSNPLSTQDEIVAELKKRGLRVNAERTHDVSVYENNLQKTLDFKPNVIVDDGADLTVTAHEKRKEVLENLWGVCEETTSGVKRIKALENFNKLAVPAILVNDAATKHLFDNRYGTGQSVWDSIMRNTNMNIAEKRVVVAGYGWCGKGVAMRAKGLGARVIVTEVDEVKSLEAFMDGFEVMPMKKAAEIGDIFVTVTGNTDVIRAEHFEKMKDGAILTNAGHFDVEVSVSDLKKVATSSREARPNVTEYVVNGKRLYLIGEGRLVNLAAADGHPVEIMDLSFAVQLLSVLKIARDHEKMEAKTYAVPPEIDYEIASTKLKLLGIEIDTLTEKQKKYLNSW
- a CDS encoding MBL fold metallo-hydrolase, yielding MLKSIKEGVSVKEGSTNVGIIEIDGTLYVIDTGSNTKFARELFSELGEEKKIVLNTHSHADHIQGNSFFEKNGAKIFSDKLEVAFIRDPILESFYLYGATPPKSLRASFYKAHSSHPLPLEEADLPKYIEPIPLIGHSLGMTGFKIDDVLFCGDAYFGREVLEKYSYPYLVDVGKFLNSLDFLEKTNADVYVPSHGNITNDPHEDIEKTRSTLHSFINATLDVLEDTKSVEEISFNIVEMMSISLNSGTFYLFRSFVSAILSHLEKQKMVSQVLPGRWKKI
- a CDS encoding rubrerythrin family protein, which gives rise to MKKMTEEFLKAAFAGESQAHMKYTIFAEEAEKKGMKKLANLFKAIAYAEYVHAKNHLKALGLVGDTVDNVQAGIDGESFEIEEMYPVYNNTANFQGEKEAVRTTHYALEAEKIHQKMYMKAKELVEKGKDYAAEKVFICPVCGYTHEGGDLPDKCPVCGAPKEKFVEFSA
- a CDS encoding ferritin translates to MKLSEKMAEAINKQINEEFYSAYLYLAMASYLESQKLKGAAKWMEIQYQEEISHAMKFYAYMNERGARVVLKAIKEPQKEWNSMLEVFEDAYKHEQYITSLINDLANLAMEEKDHATLALLQWFINEQVEEEANTSEIVDKINFVKDSPNGLYMLDRELGQRPAVTTTQGEEQA
- a CDS encoding desulfoferrodoxin; this encodes MTEKKQIYKCEICGNIVEVLHEGAGELVCCGKPMKLYEEKTADSAVEKHVPVIEKMEDKVKVKVGSVPHPMDEKHYIEWIELIVDGKSYRQFLKPGDAPEAIFDLKVSDDMKLEAREYCSIHGLWKG
- a CDS encoding peroxiredoxin, translated to MEERKMPLIGDKFPEVEVQTTHGKLKLPDEFKGRWFILFSHPADFTPVCTTEFVAFQKRYEEFEKLNCGLIGLSIDQVFSHIKWVEWIKENLDYDIKFPIIADDTGKVANELGIIHPAKGTNTVRAVFVVDPDSVIRAMLYYPQELGRNMDEILRMVKGLQLADKEGVAIPANWPNNEIVEDEVIIGPASSFDEIKEREEAQARGEIKCFDWWLCHKKA
- a CDS encoding FprA family A-type flavoprotein; this translates as MAVRKVKKDVYAVGAIDWDRTLFDEIIPLPDGTSYNSYVIFGSEKTALIDTVDPEKEEELFENLKELNVKRIDYIVSNHAEQDHSGAIPKVLEAFPMAKVVTNQKCKGFEKDLLLIDDEKFITIKDGDTLSLGNKTLKFVFTPWVHWPETMSTYLVEDKIMFTGDFFGSHIASSDLFVKNEAKAVEDAKRYYAEIMMPFRMPIRSNLKKIEEYDIDFIAPTHGQVYDKPKLILNAYKEWVSENVKNKVVIPYVSMHGSTRKIVDHLTSALMQRDVEVRPYNVITADIGEVAMSLVDAATIVVASPTVLVGLHPVAAYVLSFINAIRPKVKFGTFIGSYGWAGQAVNQAKALTPNLKVEMLEPVLIKGYPKAEDFKSLDNLSEEILKKHENCEYVK
- a CDS encoding Fur family transcriptional regulator; amino-acid sequence: MLQKRWRMTNQRKVILEELRNSKGHLSADELYMLVKRKLPNVSISTIYRNLEELAEQGLIRKLGPRSTQKRFDANVQPHFHIRCVKCGRIDDVPFSMLEKVRNAINESTSMVEKITGYDVVGYHLEFLGVCPDCQKKLEEKKERESYGR